Part of the Debaryomyces hansenii CBS767 chromosome C complete sequence genome is shown below.
TAGTTaccaaaatataattattaatttatgcACTGTGATCGTCATTTTGAGTAACGAATTTTGACACTTTCTTTCTATCCTTAGAAATTTGACGAGATGCCTTAACATTGAATCCATTTGCTAAAAATTCTGTAGTTTCTTCTAGTTCCAAGCCTGAAACTTCTGGCAATAAgaaaaaaacaaaaaagaatGCAACAAAACATAAACCTGCGAAAAATGCAAAAGTGCCAGGAGGTGTAATATTCTCCAACATGGTCAAGAAAGTGGATGCAATAACTAAGGAACCAGCCCAATTAGTAGCAGCAGCATACATACAGCCGACAGCTCTAACATTTACATCTGAGAATAATTCAACACCAGTCCAAGCACTGTTACCTATACCAATAGCGTAAGAAGCCACAAACCACACCATACCGAGAATAATAACAATCCCCCAGCCAGTAATGCCTCTCGCTTCAACAATGACATCAGAATCTGATGTAAACTTCACACCTAAAAAGTGGAAGGCAATAGCACAAAGAACTAATGATATACACATGCATGGAATTGCACCTAATAGGATACGTCTACGTCCTATCTTATCAATAATGCATAATGCAATCCCTGTAAACACAAAGTTCGTAGCGgcaataataatagataCTGCAGTTGCATTATCGAACCCAATAGTTTCGAAAATTGTTGCACTGAAATacattaaagaattaaacCCCGTAAATTGCTGTATACCTTGTAAGCCACAAGCTAAGATTAATGCCCTAAAATTTGCTGGATTTGTGtgaatgattttaattgaGTTCCACGCTTGAACTAATGGATTATTTCCTGGAACAGTCGAATTGGAGGCGATCATATCTTGAATAGTTGCATTAACGAAAGCATTGGAAGGATTGTGGTGAGTTTTGCTCAAAACTTTTCTAGCTTCTTCAACTCTACCTACCATAATATAAAACCTTGGGGTATCGGGTAAGAAACAAAACAAcacaaattgaattatagGGGGTACCATACATAATCCAACAGATACTCTCCACCCATTATTCACACCAGTTAATCCCCAGTTTATAAAATAGGCAACCAATTGACCTCCAGTTATAAACATACAGTTGGTAACAATCAAACGGCCCCTATATTTTGACGGTGCCAATTCACTCAACATCAAAGGCGAAATCAAAGACGCAATGCCCACTCCGAGTCCCAAAACAAATCTACCAACAATCATCGTCCAAACAGTATGTGCAGCTAATTGAATTATAGTTCCTATAACAAAAATAACGTTTGATCCTAACAACACCATTTTTCTTCCAATCAAGTTGGCTAATATGCCTCCAATGATAGCCCCGATCAACGCACCCAAAGAAGTAGCAGACGTAATAAATTCTTTCTCTCCGTTAGACAATAATTTATTGCTCAAATCAGTGCCAATATTCACCAACGCAGACGATATGTAACCGGTGTCATACCCAAACATAAACCCACTTATAGATGATGTTAACGTgattaaaataatcaatttggaTGGTCTTGCGTCCGAATCAGAAATAACTGATTCTGAGCTCAACAATTCTGAAGAACTTTTGGGACTTGGTTCAATCATAACATTATTTGTAGAGCCTGACCTTtctatttcaatatctgaTATAGTGCTATCTATTGTCACGTCATGACAGTCATCCTTTTTAGTAGAATTACTCATGTTCAATCGTAAAATGTTGTTGTTTtacaaaatttgaatatgagATATGCAATATAAGAGAtggtaataatgaatatgtaacagtataataataagtaACGAAGTTCTGAGAAGAAAGTTTGACTTATAAATAAAAGACTTCTTTTGATTACTAGGAATTTAATTTTCGCCGAGAGATGAAGGAGTTCGGCAAAACCAGCCAATAAAAATACAGGACACGAAAGTTGAGGAATTTAATTTCGCCGAGTTACATTTCATTTTTGGAAAGATTACTTAATGGCTTCTATAGAATAATCAAGAACTCTGATAGAAGATTCGTATCGATGCCGAAACCAGGACGATTTAAGGCTAGTAGTATATAACACCAAAAATCGAATGTcttttttttaaaatccTCTTACGAGTAAAACCAATGTATTTAGCCAGTTAGAATCTACCCTTACAATCGAAtataacaataatgaataaattaaaaaaataacTATCTAGTGTATGTTAAATGAGGAACAATgtaaaaaaatataaaaaatataataataatataaaggATAGgttaaatttaaattatttcCAAAACAGATTAGTTATTTGGCGATATAAACAGATTAAATTAAatctctttctttaataaaataaactTATTAGATCTTTTATAGtattttcataatcatgACAAAGGGAAGTAACTTTTTTTCTGTTTCAATTTCTCAACTAGAAActtaaaaattgaaaatcttATAGAAACAAATCGAACTCCAACAAGTGCAATTGTTCAGAAAGACCAATGATAAAACGTATGGATCAATCATTTATCTATTTTCTTTTAGATGGGGGGTCGAATCTGATCTTTCTATTCTTGATTGGTTGccatttgaatttcttgaccCAAACGGATACTAAGTACAAGGaagaaacaataataaGAGCCTTCAAACCCCATTTCTTTCTGTCATCGTGTTCAGGTTCAGAAGCCCAGTTCAAGAATGTGGTAACATCCTTGGCCATTTGCGAGGTAGTGGCTGGAGTACCATCTTCGTATTCAACTAAATCATCGAACAAAACCCTAGCCATAGCAATGGCCCCACCTGGGAAGTATGGGTTGTAGTTGGAACCTTCTGGTAACACAACACCAGCTGGTGGATCGTCTGGGTAACCGGTCAATAACGAGAAGATGTAGTCACATCCTCCGTGTCTGG
Proteins encoded:
- a CDS encoding DEHA2C06380p (similar to uniprot|P30605 Saccharomyces cerevisiae YDR497c ITR1 myo-inositol permease or uniprot|P30606 Saccharomyces cerevisiae YOL103W ITR2 Myo-inositol transporter) — translated: MSNSTKKDDCHDVTIDSTISDIEIERSGSTNNVMIEPSPKSSSELLSSESVISDSDARPSKLIILITLTSSISGFMFGYDTGYISSALVNIGTDLSNKLLSNGEKEFITSATSLGALIGAIIGGILANLIGRKMVLLGSNVIFVIGTIIQLAAHTVWTMIVGRFVLGLGVGIASLISPLMLSELAPSKYRGRLIVTNCMFITGGQLVAYFINWGLTGVNNGWRVSVGLCMVPPIIQFVLFCFLPDTPRFYIMVGRVEEARKVLSKTHHNPSNAFVNATIQDMIASNSTVPGNNPLVQAWNSIKIIHTNPANFRALILACGLQGIQQFTGFNSLMYFSATIFETIGFDNATAVSIIIAATNFVFTGIALCIIDKIGRRRILLGAIPCMCISLVLCAIAFHFLGVKFTSDSDVIVEARGITGWGIVIILGMVWFVASYAIGIGNSAWTGVELFSDVNVRAVGCMYAAATNWAGSLVIASTFLTMLENITPPGTFAFFAGLCFVAFFFVFFLLPEVSGLELEETTEFLANGFNVKASRQISKDRKKVSKFVTQNDDHSA